In a genomic window of Streptomyces roseoviridis:
- a CDS encoding peptidase inhibitor family I36 protein codes for MKITLFRSSLVLGALALLCSLLFVAPTTAAAYENCDTNTLCFYDQDSGTGALEKATARNLLILPQSHNKGNLTARSLHNNTTSWVCLYADAYYGGTLEAVAPKTEANLPDLAGELQGRVSSYKLTPSKGHCFTGFERCEQGKLCIFAEERARGGMYATTDSHNGYARVWHDRVHSVVNNTLSFACFYPAAGHRGGWRDADGTSYGAYKVMPGDSTTLPAPFAKTFRSHKLTERADCS; via the coding sequence GTGAAGATCACCCTATTCCGAAGCTCCCTGGTCCTGGGAGCCCTGGCGCTGCTCTGTTCCCTGCTGTTCGTCGCACCCACGACCGCGGCGGCGTACGAGAACTGTGACACGAACACCCTCTGCTTCTACGACCAGGACAGCGGCACGGGCGCGCTCGAGAAGGCCACCGCCCGAAACCTCCTCATCCTGCCCCAGTCGCACAACAAGGGGAATCTGACGGCCCGCTCCCTGCACAACAACACCACCTCCTGGGTGTGCCTGTACGCGGACGCCTACTACGGCGGCACGCTCGAGGCGGTCGCACCGAAGACCGAGGCCAATCTCCCCGACCTCGCCGGCGAACTCCAGGGCCGCGTCAGCTCGTACAAGCTGACCCCTTCCAAGGGGCACTGCTTCACCGGCTTCGAGCGCTGCGAGCAGGGCAAGCTCTGCATCTTCGCGGAGGAACGGGCCCGCGGCGGCATGTACGCGACCACGGACTCCCACAACGGCTACGCGCGCGTCTGGCACGACCGTGTCCACTCCGTCGTCAACAACACCCTCTCCTTCGCCTGCTTCTACCCCGCGGCCGGCCATCGCGGCGGGTGGAGGGACGCCGACGGCACCTCCTACGGCGCGTACAAGGTGATGCCGGGCGACAGCACGACGCTCCCCGCGCCCTTCGCCAAGACCTTCCGCTCCCACAAGCTCACCGAAAGGGCGGACTGCTCATGA